One stretch of Streptomyces sp. R21 DNA includes these proteins:
- a CDS encoding MarR family transcriptional regulator — protein sequence MPDQEPQQEARMEIVHLLRAAAVELGLHSARFAQLNGMHPTDVRALIALMDAARDGTEMTAGRLGSLLGINSAGTTALVDRLERLGHVRRVRDERDRRRVLVEVDERAVALGWDFFGPLIGRSLELLQGYDERELAAVRGFLTGVREAAASGGAGE from the coding sequence ATGCCTGACCAGGAACCGCAGCAGGAAGCGCGGATGGAGATCGTCCATCTGCTGCGCGCGGCGGCCGTCGAACTCGGTCTGCACAGCGCCCGGTTCGCACAGCTCAACGGCATGCACCCCACCGACGTACGGGCTCTGATCGCGCTCATGGACGCCGCCCGGGACGGCACGGAGATGACGGCCGGGCGGCTCGGCTCGCTCCTCGGGATCAACTCGGCCGGGACCACGGCGCTGGTCGACCGGCTGGAGCGGCTCGGGCATGTGCGGCGCGTACGGGACGAGCGGGACCGGCGACGGGTGCTCGTCGAGGTCGACGAGCGGGCGGTCGCGCTGGGGTGGGACTTCTTCGGGCCGCTGATCGGCCGGTCCCTGGAACTGCTCCAGGGGTACGACGAGCGGGAGCTGGCGGCGGTGCGCGGCTTCCTGACGGGCGTACGGGAGGCCGCGGCCTCCGGCGGCGCGGGCGAATGA
- a CDS encoding alpha/beta fold hydrolase: MSVSGTYDMAGFRTAYDKVMAGWPADREAVTVPTPFGATHVNVCGPHDGPPLLLLPGGDGGTSASWSAQATDLARTHRVHAVDLIGRPGRSIPSADHPLRTVADLTAWLDALLDGLGVGAVDVGGHSYGGWIALHYALRAPARVRRLFLLDPTGCFAGFKTAYLMRALPVLLRPSSGRVRAFLEWETGGVPLDPDWLRLQEAAAGFPTVKPVTGPRPAPDALRTLDVPVLLLLAGNSRTHDSRRVAARAAGMLPRAEIDILPDASHHSLPHTVPPGLNRRVADFLAR, encoded by the coding sequence ATGAGCGTGAGCGGGACGTACGACATGGCGGGCTTCCGGACGGCGTACGACAAGGTCATGGCCGGGTGGCCCGCGGACCGGGAGGCGGTGACGGTCCCGACCCCGTTCGGCGCGACGCACGTGAATGTGTGCGGTCCGCACGACGGGCCCCCGCTCCTGCTCCTGCCCGGCGGCGACGGCGGGACCTCGGCCTCCTGGTCCGCGCAGGCCACCGACCTCGCCCGCACGCACCGCGTCCACGCCGTCGACCTGATCGGCCGCCCGGGCCGGAGCATCCCGTCCGCCGACCACCCCCTCCGTACGGTGGCCGACCTGACGGCGTGGCTGGACGCGCTGCTCGACGGCCTCGGTGTCGGCGCTGTCGACGTGGGCGGGCACTCGTACGGCGGCTGGATCGCGCTCCACTACGCACTGCGCGCACCCGCCCGGGTACGCCGCCTGTTCCTCCTCGATCCGACCGGATGCTTCGCCGGATTCAAGACGGCGTACCTGATGCGGGCCCTGCCGGTGCTGCTGCGGCCCTCGTCCGGACGGGTCCGCGCCTTCCTGGAGTGGGAGACCGGGGGAGTACCCCTGGACCCCGACTGGCTCCGGCTCCAGGAGGCGGCCGCCGGCTTTCCTACCGTGAAGCCGGTGACCGGTCCGCGACCGGCGCCCGACGCGCTGCGCACCCTCGACGTGCCGGTCCTGCTGCTCCTGGCCGGAAACAGCAGGACCCATGACTCCCGTCGCGTGGCGGCCCGGGCGGCCGGGATGCTGCCGCGAGCAGAGATCGACATCCTGCCGGACGCCTCCCACCACTCACTGCCGCACACCGTGCCGCCCGGCCTCAACCGCCGCGTGGCGGACTTTCTGGCCCGGTGA
- a CDS encoding winged helix DNA-binding domain-containing protein, with protein MSGKQRYVGVAERRARLGLRQRLAGAARAAGPEDVAASLVALHGTDPATVYLAVGARLAEPGKTVAEVERALYEDRTLVRMHGMRHTVFVFPTELAAVVHASTGLAIAAKARAGLVKNMVSGSGGRLTPEWLAEVEASALAALARRGQATVNELTEDEPRLREQFTYGAGKSYESPQTVSSRLMRVLGAEGRVVRGRPLGSWTSTQFRWAVAPPHPELPTAEAQSELLRRWLTACGPATEADLKWWTGWKVTDVRRALTAVGAVAVSLDDGVTGYVAADDADPVAEPAGPWAALLPGLDPTAMGWQDRDWFLAPSMRDALFDRSGNVGPTVWWDGRVVGGWAQRPDGEIVWRVLDSDGVGKEALAAITAEASRLHSWVGPARITPRFRTPLERELASP; from the coding sequence GTGAGCGGGAAGCAGCGGTACGTCGGGGTGGCGGAGCGGCGGGCCCGGCTGGGGCTGCGCCAGCGACTCGCGGGGGCGGCGCGGGCGGCCGGTCCCGAGGACGTCGCCGCGTCGCTGGTCGCGTTGCACGGAACCGATCCGGCGACGGTGTACCTGGCGGTGGGCGCGCGGCTCGCCGAGCCCGGGAAGACCGTGGCGGAGGTCGAGCGGGCACTCTACGAGGACCGGACGCTGGTGCGGATGCACGGCATGCGGCACACGGTGTTCGTCTTCCCGACGGAGCTGGCCGCCGTGGTGCACGCGTCGACGGGGCTCGCCATCGCCGCGAAGGCCCGTGCCGGGCTGGTGAAGAACATGGTGAGCGGCAGCGGTGGGCGGCTGACCCCGGAGTGGCTCGCGGAGGTGGAGGCGTCCGCGCTCGCCGCGCTGGCCCGGCGCGGGCAGGCCACGGTGAACGAACTCACCGAGGACGAACCGCGGTTGAGGGAGCAGTTCACGTACGGCGCCGGCAAGAGCTACGAGAGCCCGCAGACCGTGTCGTCACGGCTGATGCGGGTGCTCGGCGCCGAGGGGCGGGTCGTGCGGGGGCGTCCGCTCGGGTCGTGGACGTCGACCCAGTTCCGATGGGCGGTCGCGCCCCCGCATCCCGAACTCCCGACCGCCGAGGCCCAGTCGGAGCTGCTGCGGCGGTGGCTGACGGCGTGCGGGCCCGCCACGGAGGCCGACCTGAAGTGGTGGACGGGGTGGAAGGTCACGGACGTACGGCGCGCGCTGACCGCCGTGGGGGCGGTGGCCGTGTCGCTCGACGACGGGGTGACGGGGTACGTCGCGGCCGACGACGCCGATCCGGTCGCGGAGCCCGCCGGGCCCTGGGCCGCACTGCTGCCCGGCCTCGACCCGACGGCCATGGGCTGGCAGGACCGGGACTGGTTCCTGGCACCCTCGATGCGGGATGCGTTGTTCGACCGCAGCGGGAACGTGGGGCCGACGGTGTGGTGGGACGGGCGGGTGGTCGGGGGCTGGGCGCAACGCCCTGACGGGGAGATCGTGTGGCGGGTGCTGGACTCCGACGGGGTCGGCAAGGAAGCCCTGGCGGCCATCACGGCGGAGGCGTCCCGACTCCACTCCTGGGTCGGCCCCGCCCGGATCACTCCCCGCTTCCGCACGCCGCTGGAACGGGAGTTGGCGTCACCCTGA
- a CDS encoding SDR family oxidoreductase, with product MRLLMLGGTGFVGRVVVETAVARGWDVTVFHRGRHEPPAGVRSLLGDRTTPDGLGALADGEWDVVVDTWSAAPRAVRDTARLLSGRVSRYVYVSSCSVYAWPAAAGYTEDAPLVEGASADAEQTDYARDKRGGELAVLDAFGSERSLIARAGLILGPHEDIGRLPWWLNRIARGGPVLAPGPRDLPLQYVDVRDLAEWILGAVERELSGPYNLISPSGHTTMGELLDACVEATGAEAELRWTEPSVVLDAGIQAWVQLPVWLPPGADHDAMHRADVSWALGAGLRCRAVSETVADTWAWLRGLSGGAPRRSDRPVVGLDPAVEAKLLGL from the coding sequence ATGAGACTTCTGATGCTGGGCGGTACGGGATTCGTGGGGCGTGTCGTCGTGGAGACGGCCGTCGCCCGGGGCTGGGACGTGACCGTCTTCCACCGCGGGCGGCACGAACCTCCGGCGGGCGTACGGTCGTTGCTCGGCGACCGCACCACGCCGGACGGGCTCGGGGCGCTCGCCGACGGTGAGTGGGATGTCGTCGTCGACACCTGGTCGGCGGCGCCGCGAGCCGTGCGGGACACGGCGCGGCTGCTGAGCGGCCGGGTCTCGCGCTATGTGTACGTGTCGAGCTGCTCGGTGTACGCGTGGCCGGCGGCCGCCGGGTACACCGAGGACGCTCCTCTCGTGGAGGGGGCGTCCGCGGACGCGGAGCAGACCGACTACGCGCGCGACAAGCGGGGCGGCGAGCTGGCGGTCCTCGACGCCTTCGGCTCCGAGCGTTCGCTGATCGCCCGGGCCGGGCTGATCCTCGGACCGCACGAGGACATCGGGCGGCTGCCGTGGTGGCTGAACCGGATCGCGCGCGGCGGCCCGGTGCTGGCGCCCGGGCCGCGCGATCTTCCCCTCCAGTACGTCGACGTCCGCGACCTCGCCGAGTGGATCCTCGGGGCGGTGGAGAGGGAGTTGAGCGGGCCGTACAACCTGATCAGCCCTTCGGGGCATACGACGATGGGGGAGCTCCTCGACGCATGCGTCGAGGCCACCGGGGCGGAGGCCGAGCTGCGGTGGACGGAGCCTTCGGTGGTGCTGGATGCGGGGATCCAGGCCTGGGTGCAGTTGCCGGTGTGGCTGCCGCCGGGGGCCGACCACGATGCGATGCATCGGGCGGATGTGTCCTGGGCCCTCGGGGCGGGGCTCCGGTGCCGTGCTGTGTCGGAGACGGTTGCTGATACCTGGGCCTGGCTTCGGGGGCTCAGCGGGGGTGCGCCGCGGCGGTCGGACCGGCCGGTGGTGGGACTCGACCCTGCGGTCGAGGCGAAGCTCTTGGGGCTGTGA
- a CDS encoding DUF2252 domain-containing protein has protein sequence MTTPADRAAQGRAARKRVPRSEHATWIPAADRPDPVAVLERQGRDRLPELLPIRYGRMGASPFAFLRGAAAVMAADLAAQPHTGLTVQLCGDAHLLNFGLYASPERTLLFDLNDFDETHPGPFEWDVKRLAASVAVAARENGHAETRVHHAALAAAAAYRTSMRRLAAQGELAVWYERMDADSLLPLVRAGRHRRRVESTLTRARRRTSLHALGKLTETVDGRRRIVRDPPLLEPAGAPDMAALRKIFSDYRSTLSEERRLLLDRYRFVDAARKVVGVGSVGTRCFIVLLTGRDADDPLFLQIKEAGRSVLEEHLPSGPYVHPGHRVVAGQRLLQAASDIFLGWMTGPQGRAYYWRQLRDMKGSVDVAGMTPDRLVQYARLCGTALARAHARSGDRIAVAAYLGGADTFERALADFALRYADRNAADHAALGAAVAAGVVTAAPGL, from the coding sequence ATGACCACCCCTGCCGACCGGGCCGCCCAGGGAAGGGCCGCCCGCAAACGCGTCCCCCGCTCCGAGCACGCGACCTGGATCCCCGCCGCCGACCGCCCCGACCCCGTCGCCGTACTGGAACGGCAGGGCAGGGACCGCCTCCCGGAGCTGCTGCCGATCCGGTACGGGCGGATGGGCGCGTCCCCGTTCGCCTTCCTGCGCGGAGCCGCCGCCGTCATGGCCGCGGACCTCGCCGCGCAGCCGCACACGGGCCTGACGGTGCAGCTCTGCGGCGACGCGCATCTCCTCAACTTCGGCCTGTACGCCTCCCCGGAACGCACGCTCCTCTTCGACCTCAACGACTTCGACGAGACACATCCGGGCCCGTTCGAGTGGGACGTCAAACGGCTCGCGGCCAGCGTCGCGGTGGCGGCGCGCGAGAACGGGCACGCCGAGACGCGGGTCCACCACGCGGCACTGGCGGCGGCGGCCGCGTACCGCACGAGCATGCGAAGGCTGGCCGCGCAGGGCGAACTGGCCGTCTGGTACGAGCGCATGGACGCCGACAGCCTGCTCCCGCTGGTCCGCGCCGGCCGCCACCGCCGACGCGTCGAGTCGACGCTCACCCGCGCCCGCCGCCGCACCAGCCTGCACGCGCTGGGCAAACTCACCGAGACCGTCGACGGCCGGCGCCGCATCGTCCGCGACCCGCCCCTGCTGGAACCGGCCGGAGCCCCCGACATGGCGGCGCTGCGCAAGATCTTCAGCGACTACCGCTCCACCCTCTCCGAGGAGCGCCGGCTGCTCCTGGACCGCTACCGCTTCGTGGACGCCGCCCGCAAGGTCGTCGGCGTCGGCAGCGTCGGCACCCGCTGTTTCATCGTGCTGCTCACCGGACGGGACGCGGACGACCCGCTGTTCCTGCAGATCAAGGAAGCGGGCAGATCCGTACTCGAGGAACATCTTCCGAGCGGCCCGTACGTCCATCCAGGGCATCGCGTCGTCGCAGGTCAGCGCCTGTTGCAGGCGGCGAGTGACATCTTCCTCGGGTGGATGACCGGGCCGCAGGGCCGGGCGTACTACTGGCGTCAGCTGCGCGACATGAAGGGCTCGGTGGACGTCGCGGGTATGACCCCCGACCGCCTTGTCCAGTACGCCCGGCTGTGCGGCACCGCCCTGGCCCGCGCGCACGCCCGCTCCGGCGACCGCATCGCCGTGGCCGCGTACCTGGGCGGTGCCGACACCTTCGAGCGCGCCCTCGCGGACTTCGCGCTGCGCTACGCCGACCGGAACGCCGCCGACCACGCGGCACTGGGCGCGGCGGTGGCGGCGGGCGTGGTGACGGCGGCGCCCGGCCTGTGA
- a CDS encoding arsenate reductase family protein, which translates to MEIWINPACSKCRSAISLLDAEGAEYTVRRYLEDVPSEAEIREVLERLGLEPWDITRTQEAVAKELGLKEWARDAGSRERWVRALAEHPKLIQRPIITAEDGTAVVARTEDAVRDAMSR; encoded by the coding sequence ATGGAGATCTGGATCAATCCGGCCTGTTCGAAGTGCCGGAGCGCCATCAGCCTGCTGGATGCGGAAGGCGCCGAGTACACGGTGCGCCGGTACCTGGAGGACGTGCCGAGCGAGGCCGAGATTCGGGAAGTACTGGAGCGGCTCGGGCTTGAGCCGTGGGACATCACCCGGACCCAGGAAGCCGTCGCCAAGGAGCTCGGGCTCAAGGAGTGGGCGCGGGACGCCGGTTCGCGCGAGCGGTGGGTGCGGGCACTGGCCGAGCACCCGAAGCTGATCCAGCGGCCGATCATCACCGCGGAGGACGGTACGGCGGTCGTGGCCCGCACGGAGGACGCCGTACGGGATGCCATGTCCCGATAG
- the glnII gene encoding glutamine synthetase has product MTFKAEYIWIDGTEPTAKLRSKTKILADDAKGADLPIWGFDGSSTNQAEGHASDRVLKPVAVYPDPIRGGDDVLVMCEVLNIDMTPHESNTRAALAEVEERFGAQEPIFGIEQEYTFFKGARPLGFPEGGFPAAQGGYYCGVGSDEIFGRDVVEAHLENCLKAGLGISGINAEVMPGQWEFQVGPLSPLEVSDQLWVARWLLYRTAEDFGVSATLDPKPVKGDWNGAGAHTNFSTKAMREGYDAIITACESLGEGSKPMDHVKNYGAGIDDRLTGLHETAPWNEYSYGVSNRGASVRIPWQVEKDGKGYIEDRRPNANVDPYVVTRLIVDTCCAALEKAGQV; this is encoded by the coding sequence GTGACCTTCAAGGCTGAGTACATCTGGATCGACGGCACCGAGCCGACGGCCAAGCTCCGTTCGAAGACGAAGATACTGGCCGACGACGCCAAGGGTGCCGACCTGCCGATCTGGGGCTTCGACGGGTCCTCCACGAACCAGGCCGAGGGTCACGCTTCCGACCGCGTACTCAAGCCCGTCGCCGTCTACCCGGACCCGATCCGCGGCGGCGACGACGTCCTCGTCATGTGCGAGGTCCTCAACATCGACATGACGCCGCACGAGTCCAACACGCGTGCCGCGCTGGCCGAGGTCGAGGAGAGGTTCGGCGCCCAGGAGCCGATCTTCGGCATCGAGCAGGAGTACACCTTCTTCAAGGGCGCGCGCCCGCTCGGCTTCCCCGAGGGCGGCTTCCCGGCCGCACAGGGCGGCTACTACTGCGGCGTCGGCTCGGACGAGATCTTCGGCCGTGACGTCGTCGAGGCGCACCTGGAGAACTGTCTCAAGGCGGGTCTGGGCATCTCCGGCATCAACGCCGAGGTCATGCCCGGCCAGTGGGAGTTCCAGGTCGGCCCGCTCTCTCCGCTGGAGGTCTCCGACCAGCTGTGGGTCGCGCGCTGGCTGCTGTACCGCACCGCCGAGGACTTCGGCGTCTCCGCGACGCTGGACCCGAAGCCGGTGAAGGGCGACTGGAACGGCGCGGGCGCGCACACCAACTTCTCCACGAAGGCGATGCGCGAGGGCTACGACGCGATCATCACCGCGTGCGAGTCGCTCGGCGAGGGCTCCAAGCCCATGGACCACGTCAAGAACTACGGCGCCGGCATCGACGACCGCCTGACGGGCCTGCACGAGACCGCCCCGTGGAACGAGTACTCGTACGGCGTCTCCAACCGCGGCGCCTCGGTCCGTATCCCGTGGCAGGTCGAGAAGGACGGCAAGGGCTACATCGAGGACCGCCGCCCGAACGCCAACGTCGACCCGTACGTCGTGACGCGGCTGATCGTCGACACCTGCTGCGCCGCGCTGGAGAAGGCCGGCCAGGTCTGA
- a CDS encoding sensor histidine kinase has product MTWDRWRSAGLAGGRGLAVAIVGLAGSITLFVSAVVSIVLVPLGIGIVTTPWVLTGVRGFANWRRAVAAEWYGVRIPSAYRPMPNGANPWTRCFHMLGDHATWRDLGWLPIDMTAGFVTALLPAALLCYPLEGFALALGLWRVFTDGTHVGWWYGFVPISGQGSALLAGALGAVLLVASYYLTPHLLRLHFLLTRAVLAPGQGELAERVRVLTETRRDAVDTSAAELRRIERDLHDGAQARLVAMGMDLGTIEALLEKNPAKAKELLVRARESSAEALTELRDLVRGIHPPVLAERGLGDAVRALALRLPLPSEVSVDFPEGRADAPVESAAYFAVSELLTNAVKHSGADRLWVDLHHADGRLRITVTDNGGGGARVGAGSGLTGVERRLGTFDGVLAVSSPAGGPTMVTMEIPCALS; this is encoded by the coding sequence ATGACGTGGGACAGATGGCGGAGTGCGGGACTGGCCGGAGGGCGGGGACTCGCGGTCGCCATCGTGGGGCTGGCCGGGTCCATCACGCTGTTCGTGTCGGCTGTCGTGTCCATCGTGCTCGTCCCCCTGGGCATCGGCATCGTCACCACCCCCTGGGTGCTGACCGGCGTGCGCGGCTTCGCGAACTGGCGGCGAGCCGTCGCCGCGGAGTGGTACGGGGTGCGGATCCCGTCCGCGTACCGCCCGATGCCGAACGGCGCCAACCCCTGGACCCGCTGCTTTCACATGCTCGGCGACCACGCGACCTGGCGAGACCTCGGCTGGCTGCCGATCGACATGACCGCGGGATTCGTCACCGCGCTGCTCCCCGCCGCCCTCCTCTGCTACCCCCTGGAGGGCTTCGCCCTGGCGCTCGGCCTGTGGCGGGTCTTCACGGACGGCACCCACGTCGGCTGGTGGTACGGCTTCGTGCCCATCTCGGGGCAGGGCTCGGCGCTCCTCGCGGGTGCCCTCGGCGCCGTACTCCTCGTCGCCTCCTACTACCTCACCCCGCACCTCCTGCGCCTCCACTTCCTCCTCACCCGCGCCGTCCTCGCCCCGGGCCAGGGCGAACTGGCCGAGCGCGTCCGGGTACTGACGGAGACCCGGCGCGACGCGGTGGACACCTCCGCGGCCGAACTGCGCCGCATCGAGCGGGACTTGCACGACGGCGCGCAGGCGCGGCTCGTGGCGATGGGCATGGACCTGGGGACGATCGAGGCGCTGTTGGAGAAGAATCCCGCGAAGGCGAAGGAACTCCTCGTCCGGGCCCGGGAGTCGTCCGCCGAGGCGCTCACCGAGCTGCGGGACCTGGTGCGCGGCATCCACCCGCCGGTGCTCGCGGAGCGCGGACTCGGCGACGCCGTACGGGCGTTGGCGCTACGACTGCCGCTGCCGAGCGAGGTGAGTGTGGACTTTCCGGAGGGTCGCGCGGACGCCCCCGTCGAGTCCGCGGCGTACTTCGCCGTGAGCGAGCTGCTCACCAACGCCGTGAAGCACTCCGGCGCCGACCGCCTCTGGGTGGACCTGCACCACGCGGACGGCAGGCTGCGGATCACGGTCACCGACAACGGCGGAGGAGGCGCTCGCGTCGGCGCGGGGTCCGGGCTGACCGGGGTGGAGCGGCGACTGGGTACATTCGACGGCGTACTGGCCGTCAGCAGCCCCGCGGGCGGTCCCACCATGGTCACCATGGAGATCCCTTGCGCGTTGTCCTAG
- a CDS encoding DUF1996 domain-containing protein, with protein sequence MGRNTRKRRSSMANKAIAASAALALGGGGLIWANFYASAHEENSTQNSTKAAAAQVATITCPDVGQQLTSVPNGAKANVDTELATLDKQITEAYARLASSRQAQANDAGFVQNAILGPLKDKRTAVIGRIKIDFNRVGATAPGAIDGLAACTGTTADQAQTNAGGGQNNQNGQNGQNNNGGATAAPSATATAGNGGQQGGQQGGNGGQQTGNGGQAGNGPVAADFVDITKVQANVPQKARTQAGGSAGTFTSSCGVNANKKFNTDNVIVAPGVTNGAHHLHDYVGNQSNDAFANNNTFAAAQTSCSNQGDKSSYYWPVVRIQNGTQDFDQNNDGGGKEGNVGKIQQVKQAQIKFVGNAKSKVVAMPKFLRIITGDAKTTTNGLANANAHWSCTGFENKVQLTTQYPICPQGSSVVRSFKFQSCWDGQNIDSANHRTHVAFADAQGNCANGFKAIPQLTMRLVYNVPAPTIQNGQLKNAYAVDGFPEQLHKAATDHDDFINVFDVNTMNKVVNCINNGQRCR encoded by the coding sequence ATGGGACGCAACACACGCAAACGCCGTTCATCAATGGCCAACAAGGCCATCGCCGCGTCGGCGGCACTAGCACTCGGCGGGGGCGGGCTGATCTGGGCGAATTTCTATGCTTCGGCGCACGAGGAGAACTCGACGCAGAACAGCACCAAGGCCGCCGCCGCTCAGGTTGCCACGATCACCTGCCCGGACGTCGGTCAGCAGCTGACCAGCGTGCCGAACGGGGCGAAGGCGAACGTCGACACCGAACTGGCGACTCTCGACAAGCAGATCACCGAGGCGTACGCCCGGCTGGCCTCGTCGCGTCAGGCGCAGGCCAATGACGCGGGCTTCGTCCAGAACGCCATCCTCGGCCCGCTGAAGGACAAGCGGACCGCGGTGATCGGCCGGATCAAGATCGACTTCAACCGTGTCGGCGCCACCGCCCCGGGCGCGATCGACGGTCTCGCCGCCTGTACCGGGACCACCGCCGACCAGGCCCAGACCAACGCCGGAGGCGGCCAGAACAACCAGAACGGCCAGAACGGCCAGAACAACAACGGCGGAGCGACCGCGGCTCCGAGCGCGACGGCCACGGCCGGCAACGGCGGGCAGCAGGGCGGCCAGCAAGGCGGCAACGGCGGCCAGCAGACCGGAAACGGCGGGCAGGCCGGAAACGGTCCCGTCGCCGCCGACTTCGTGGACATCACGAAGGTCCAGGCGAATGTCCCCCAGAAGGCCCGGACCCAGGCCGGTGGTTCGGCCGGCACGTTCACGAGTTCCTGCGGTGTGAACGCCAACAAGAAGTTCAACACCGACAACGTGATCGTGGCGCCCGGTGTCACCAACGGCGCGCACCACCTGCACGACTACGTCGGCAACCAGTCGAACGACGCCTTCGCCAACAACAACACGTTCGCCGCGGCCCAGACCAGCTGCTCGAACCAGGGCGACAAGTCGTCGTACTACTGGCCGGTCGTGCGTATCCAGAACGGTACGCAGGACTTCGACCAGAACAACGACGGCGGTGGCAAGGAAGGCAACGTCGGCAAGATCCAGCAGGTCAAGCAGGCGCAGATCAAGTTCGTCGGCAACGCGAAGAGCAAGGTCGTCGCGATGCCGAAGTTCCTGCGGATCATCACCGGTGACGCGAAGACCACGACCAACGGCCTCGCGAACGCCAACGCCCACTGGAGCTGCACCGGCTTCGAGAACAAGGTGCAGCTGACGACGCAGTACCCGATCTGCCCCCAGGGCAGCAGCGTGGTGCGCTCGTTCAAGTTCCAGAGCTGCTGGGACGGGCAGAACATCGACAGCGCGAACCACCGTACGCACGTGGCATTCGCCGACGCCCAGGGCAACTGCGCCAATGGCTTCAAGGCCATTCCGCAGCTGACCATGCGCCTGGTGTACAACGTGCCGGCCCCGACCATCCAGAACGGGCAGCTCAAGAACGCCTACGCGGTGGACGGTTTCCCGGAGCAGCTGCACAAGGCCGCGACCGACCACGACGACTTCATCAACGTCTTCGACGTGAACACGATGAACAAGGTGGTCAACTGCATCAACAACGGCCAGCGTTGCAGGTGA
- a CDS encoding response regulator, producing the protein MRVVLAEDLFLLRDGLVRMLEAYDFEIAAAVESGPELTRALAEHAPDVAVVDVRLPPSHTDEGLQCALQARRDRPGLPVLVLSQHVEQLYARELLADGAGGVGYLLKDRVFDAEQFIDAVRRVAAGGTAMDPQVIQQLLSRRSTTDQPLSRITPRELEVLELMAQGRSNAAIAAQLVVTERAIAKHTSNIFAKLGLEVSDDDNRRVLAVLAYLDQGSH; encoded by the coding sequence TTGCGCGTTGTCCTAGCCGAAGACCTCTTCCTGCTGCGCGACGGCCTGGTGCGGATGCTCGAAGCGTACGACTTCGAGATCGCGGCAGCCGTGGAGAGCGGACCCGAGCTCACCCGGGCGCTCGCCGAGCACGCGCCGGACGTCGCCGTCGTCGACGTACGGCTGCCGCCCTCGCACACCGACGAGGGGCTGCAGTGCGCGTTGCAGGCCCGCCGGGACAGACCGGGGCTGCCGGTGCTGGTGCTGTCGCAGCACGTGGAGCAGTTGTACGCACGGGAGTTGCTCGCGGACGGTGCGGGCGGAGTGGGCTATCTGCTCAAGGACCGGGTGTTCGACGCGGAGCAGTTCATCGACGCCGTACGGCGGGTCGCGGCGGGCGGCACGGCGATGGACCCGCAGGTGATCCAGCAGCTGCTGTCGCGCCGCTCCACCACCGACCAGCCGCTGAGCCGGATCACTCCGCGCGAGCTGGAGGTGCTCGAACTGATGGCGCAGGGCCGCTCGAACGCGGCGATCGCGGCCCAACTGGTGGTCACGGAACGGGCGATCGCGAAGCACACGTCCAACATCTTCGCGAAGCTGGGCCTGGAGGTCTCGGACGACGACAACCGACGGGTGCTGGCGGTGCTGGCCTATTTGGACCAGGGCAGCCACTGA
- a CDS encoding winged helix-turn-helix domain-containing protein — protein sequence MANTRSFSSVATAPAPAAPATSGRHRLRAVDRDEVVDVADFLPPGATWLPAPPHTLPVLPGRPPMIGYLVLVPADQQPLLPTAVPDQPETAKPSQEAGDDALVHIDTVRRTARVDGQPLDLTYLEFELLAHLVANPHRVHTRDQLVTTVWGYGHVGDGRTVDVHVARLRRKLGAQHRQAIQTVRRVGYKYAPPTGR from the coding sequence ATGGCGAACACCCGTTCCTTCTCGTCCGTCGCGACTGCTCCCGCCCCCGCTGCCCCGGCCACCTCCGGACGCCATCGACTGCGTGCCGTGGACCGGGACGAGGTCGTGGACGTCGCCGACTTCCTTCCGCCGGGCGCCACCTGGCTGCCCGCGCCCCCGCACACCCTGCCCGTGCTGCCGGGCCGGCCGCCGATGATCGGCTACCTGGTGCTCGTACCGGCCGACCAGCAGCCTCTGCTGCCGACCGCCGTGCCCGACCAGCCCGAGACGGCGAAGCCGTCGCAGGAAGCCGGCGACGACGCACTCGTGCACATCGACACCGTGCGGCGCACCGCCCGGGTCGACGGTCAGCCGCTCGACCTCACCTACCTGGAGTTCGAGCTCCTCGCGCACCTCGTCGCGAACCCGCACCGGGTGCACACCCGGGACCAGCTGGTCACCACGGTGTGGGGTTACGGGCACGTGGGCGACGGACGGACCGTGGACGTCCATGTCGCGCGGCTGCGGCGCAAGCTCGGGGCGCAGCACCGGCAGGCGATCCAGACGGTGCGGCGGGTCGGCTACAAGTACGCACCGCCGACCGGCCGCTGA